CCTCCATGTCGCTTCCTCCGCTTTAAGAAAACaaccacaaacaaaaacacaacaacaacaaaaacataatcTTAGACGTAGCACACAAATGCGCAAACAGGTATCCAACAAGTCGGTTCGCGTCAGCTCCAATTAAAGCGCTGAAAATTAATTCTTTGTTCATACATTAGCTCCAATAAATGTAATAATACAAAAAGTAAGGCTTGTCTCAGTAGGCTACGTACGTGGGGCATCAACAGAATTTTAAAACAAGCCAACTTTATTGGAGCTTTCTTACTGGATAGATCTATCATGTTACAAATATTATGTTACAACACGTTGccaacacacactgcacagacaaagacaacagcagctgaaataataataaaaacgtgCAATAGACAGGTAATGGGAAAAGAAAAGTAGAACAAAGGCAGGATGTATGGAGAAACAGGGGACACCGTTGGGTCACCTGTTTAAATGAGGATGATATGAAGGGTGACAGCAGGTAAACGCTTAAAGAAATTCCCTTACCCTTCATGAACTGCCATCAGTGAATGCAGATATTTTCTTGCTGATAACTCAACCAGGATGTCCCTCAAGGCTCTATCTAATTCTCCATCTGCTTGTCTTATGGGTGACCAAAAGGAAATGATAAATATGCCACATTGAATTGTATGTATAGTCATAGAGAATGGCAAAGCCTAAAATTATACGAAATAACACTTGCCATCAAATGATATTTAAAACAGGAACATTCGTTGTTAAACAAAGCGCTGCCTTGCCACCCACAAAGAACATCGATCTATGTGCCTATCTCCTTCGCTCCTTTAGTCTATCAGTCTGCCTGAGACTGAATCTTCAATAACTATTTGGTTACACTTACTAAATGAACTACATTAAATTAGTAATTCAAATTCTGAACCCCATATTGAGCTATTCCCTATGCAACATTTAATATTTTATTTCTAAACAATGTAGCAATAAcggaagaaaaaaatacattaacTTTAAGAAACAAAACAAGCAGACGTTAACAGACCAGCAACAAATACGAAAGTGAAATCAAAGTGTTCTTAATTTATATCAAGAAGTAGTTATTAAAACTATATTCACCTCTTCTCCGGAGGGTAGTATAGCGTGTAAACATCGTCCGTGACAGGGCTTCCTATAGCAATCTGATCATTGTCAAACGCCAGGTCACTTAATGAGTTCCCGTCTTCGTCAAATACATCATTTTCAAGTCTGAAACAAAAAGAATTAAAAGATGGATCTGATAAAGCGCATTGTAATTACTCGGCTGTGATGGATGTCGTAGTCCGGACAGAGATCAGCCTGACATTTTAATGAAACAAATAAAACACTGATAATGTCTTTGCAAATGTTTCACAAGATCACTATCTCTTGTTAATATACCAAGGGTGAGCCATGCGCCAAGGGAACGCATCGAAAGTCTATGGAAATCTGAGGTTTGAAGACGCACAAGCAGAAAGAAAAATCCTGTGTTCTTGGGTCTTGATATTAAATCTGGGAATAATGACCCTTGCATGCAAAGGGAATTATGTGGATCGTGTAGCCCAGTGATTATGCATGCAACTGACTTAAAATCAATTCATCAATCAATCGATAGACAAAAACTGTGCAGGTGGGATCGTATCCATCACTGTGAAATCCTTTAAGGAGCTCCTAAATTTCCCATAGAGCATCCTCATTCGTTTCACCTCGAATCTCCTCCGTGACGCCATTCCAGCGTCATCACCGTCAGTTACATTCATATCATTCACATTTTAATAAGGGGAGTTCTGGCTACATTTCCATGGAGAGCTCGTCCGTTCCGTTGTGCCAGTCCAACTGTATACTGAGCTTCACCAGTTATAACAAAGAAATAACATAGCCAAATCAAATCGGGTCTGCCAAATCTTTTCCCAACTCTTCCCAGTCATTaaatattaaataggcctatagacCTTGGGAGGTTTTCAGGGGGGATGTGATCAAGCACTTGGTTCAGTTACGCGGCAGTTTTGTGCCACATTCCGCAATGCCTTGGGTGTTTCAAGTTTGCAAAGAAAATATTTAAGTGATGTTAGGCCACATACTTACAAAATCAGAAAGAATCAGATTTCCATACGTACCTTAATTTGGGGTAGGTGAGCCCGATGGGTGTGCAGTAGACGCTGAAGTGCATTATGATTCCGTAGATAAGCAACACTAAAGTCGCTTTACTAGACCTGGCCATGCTGTGAAAGAAGTAATGACACAATTAAGTAGTCGGAATTATACTGTGTCCTTATTTGCAATATCATTGATCACTGCGCGCACAGACACAATAACCGCATCTGCATGGACTTAAAGCTATATGACAAGGTCCACCCCACCTACATCTGTCGTCTTGAACTAACTCTTACCCCATAAGGTGTAAGATTGCATTAAAATCCATTCAAGGAAAGAATATTCCCAGCTGAGGAGACTGGATAAACtttgaaataatacatccacacGTTGGTTCAAGAATGAAAACTTTACGGGCGCAAAGGCTAAAGAGTCCACTTCCAAATCGTAAACGAAAAGATGAATAAAGGTAGGTGTTATATAGAATCCAAGTCAGAAGTTCAAGTTTCCTCATGAAATTCCAGTTCACAACGCACCGATTTTTATGTCAGAAAGACCGAAGCATCACGTACCTATTGCAGAGAATGTAGAGAAATGCTGTCGGATGCGTATCGGGTGCGGCTGTGATTGGTGTGAGAGAGATAAGAATCTTTCTCACCACGGCACTTCTTCCCTGAAGCGCCGCCGCCGTTTCCTTGTGTGCTCGTCAGTTCAGACAACCCCTGCACTTTTATAATAATTCGCGATCAGCAAAGTCGCCTGATcgaaccaaaaaaaaacctcagcaaAATAAATTGTTGTCGTTTTCTACATATCTTGCGCACAACTTTTCCGCTGGTCCGATTACCTCGGATTTTTATCCATGAATAGCGTGTCTTGCCTTTTTTCAGTAAGTCACATTAAGTATGCTATAGACGTCATCAAGCCTTCCTCCCGGAATATAGCCTACAGTTCCTTCCTCATCGATGAACTGGTCACAACCATTCACCGCAGATGGAAGTTATcttgaaaacttaatttaacaCCGTGAAagaaagttctttttttcttactCATAAGTATAGGGTGACAGTAATGGCAAACAAGTGGGCGGCTTTGTAGACATACATCCTTGGCCATTCAGTCTGAATGGGCTATTTTTGTAATTACATGCCCTTGCGCAGCAAATGCGTAATTTAGTAATTTGAATGCTTTTCAATTGTATAACAATGTAATTAAGCCTATTGATCAATTAGCCTACACCATGCACACTATGCACACTTTATATAAAAATGATGATAATAAAATAATTAGTATCAATATTGTGATATCTTAAAATATTTAATATCTCAATGTTATTGACCTATCAGATGACAATAAAGATTTGATGATTGCAAATTTAACTGTGGGTCTGCATGCTCTgtctttaaataaaaaaaacatatatagacCTTATGGTCTATTATTAAATAATAGCTCCTAACTTGGCCATACCCTCCACTATTCCTCCGTTTGTCCATCACGGCCTCATAAGGTCAGCCACTAGCCCGTGTTAAAACCCCGTTAAACAGTAACTGGGGTCAATCAGGCATATAGCCAACATGAAGCCCAATTAAAATGAGCTAACCATTCACAAAGTTTTTTTAAGGTGCACCCATAGGGACATCAATCATAGCAGATAAGCTCATTTAGGCCTAAGTACGGCTGCCTGGAATCATGTCTTCACGAAATTTCTGGAGTGATGACGGAGGTAAGATTACGTATCTATAGCATCATGGTGGAATTGGATTTTAGGGAATAGTTTGCATAAACGTTGGAGACACTCTGACGTGGAGTGACGAATGGTTGTAGTCACAGGTGCCCACTCCTTTCTCACGCGCGTGATTTAATTCAAAGACAAGGGTGGACGGTCATGTAGTTTGCACTTCTTGGATCAAGTAAACAGCGCCATCatgtggaaaaataggctaataCATTTAGCTCATAGAAACTGCCTGAAACCCACATCACTCAATGAACCCACGTCGAAATGAGCCTAGGTAAGTGATACCACAGACTGGGCTACAAGTAAGACCTAAAAAGCACTCCAGAAAAGGTCATGTTGCCTCATGATAACCAAATTGCCTAACCGTATGATGAATGCTCAGATAGCCTATTCATATTGCTGACATGATTGCCAAGCACTGTTACGCTTTGCCTATCCCTATAATGTCCCCATGCCCACTTTGCCCCAATAACATCATTTAGCTTAATTGTGTAGCTTTCCATTCGCTGTTCATGCGTCATCAGACAAGGGGCATTCTTTTACTTAAGTAGCATATGACCTGCAATAAGATGGTCGTTTGGAGCGTGCTGTATTtctaaagaaaagaaaacaataaaatTAATAAACTAAAACAGGCAACTTGGATTTCATTTTGAGGACTTGTGGACTTGGTCTGGTTGAGGGTGAATCACTTCCCAACAAGGGAAGAGAGAATGTCAGGTCATGTCAAAACTTTTTTGGCACGACATTTGGGGTAGGCCTATCCAGACTCGGTCATCTCCAACCTGGCGTCATTCGCATAACGTGGTGACCAACAGCTATGGAAATACATCAATACATGTTAAAAGCTACGGCAACGTCAGTCTCTGCATTATAAGATTTCAGGTTCTATTGGTCGAAAACATGATGTCATGTCCATCCATACTTACAGGGATGCGTAATCCTCTACTGTTATTGCGCAGCATCCTAGTCCATTTTCATAATGAAAGTGAGAGTGAAaacccaactgagaaactccaacatgtgacacagcacactacagcacacaagtgtacactgcacataatgaaattgcatgtatgcctcgcatgtgcaaggggccagcccccaACGACGCACGAAAGGgtacagtggggggggggggggggtatgggcacTGGACCTACAGATTCTTGGCCAGAAACACCAATCTGTCAGAATTAAACCTGCCCTGTGTCCGATGAATGGCTAAACTTTCAACACGTGCACTCAATACGGCCGCCGCTCAAGCGGTGACATCACATACCCGAACATCTTCACTGAATTCGTTTACTTGGAATGGACCAGAATCAAACTTCTCGAGGCCCAACGAACAGCGTGGTCAACCCGAAATGTATTTTGCAAGCATTCATTCACCTCACCTTCTCGCGCTCAATAGATGGGAACTGCGGCGCGCTTGCGCTTGCCGCGAGACACTCACTGCCAGTGGAAACGTCTATCGACCTAGCGAGATAGAGATGAGAGCggcgagagagaggggtggggggtggggggtccaaaCAATACCATACCACATGACCAAACTTGTCAAATCTGCTGTGTACTATGGTGTGCTATGACGGGCTACTCAATTAAAACaccatctactacactaatgtcACTAGCAAGCTGACCCCTTGTGGTGTTTTAATGTATAGCCAGAAGTATAGCCTTTTACCAACGTTTTGTATCTCATGATTCTTATAAATGGCATTTTTGGGTAAACTGAAATCCCTGGGAGACATTGACTATCCATCcacagaacaaataaacaaagaatgACGCCAATCTGCCTTTGATCAGCAATATACTGTAGtctttctgatcagccaatctcTGTCTCTAAACTCTGACTGGACACTTATGGTGATACTGAGTTGCATGAAGGAGTTTACTGCACAATTCTTTTAGTTGACTGGAGCCAGTCATCTCTGTAGTGTAGAGACTGACATGAGAGACGGTTCTGCTTCTAATCCAAACAGCAGGGTGAGGAGGAAAACAAATGACCAATAGTGCTGCTGATTATAAGTCTTCCTCTGATACATTTAGGCAGTGCATTAAATTGTTTCGACACATATAGGCCTCGGAGACCTTTATACCAGCTCTATAAGAATACATTCAGCAAATTACATTCAGATCAGAGGTGCTGATCTAGCCAGgccatagccaggctgtgcccccctagtgacgcaaaactttcagcgttgcaactagtcaggtcaagagcaatgcaagtactttctgagttcccggaaATACGGAAACTCGTCCCACTTTTTTGGTAaataaacaaccataagcaagccaagggaggcgggtcaatcatgccgttagtgaaatgttaattgttatgttcttggtcagaccaagtctcgaagagatttgaacattgatgataatcaggctagccaggccatgccctagtgacgcaacaactttgatgttgcttctagtc
This genomic interval from Engraulis encrasicolus isolate BLACKSEA-1 chromosome 16, IST_EnEncr_1.0, whole genome shotgun sequence contains the following:
- the adcyap1b gene encoding adenylate cyclase activating polypeptide 1b, whose amino-acid sequence is MARSSKATLVLLIYGIIMHFSVYCTPIGLTYPKLRLENDVFDEDGNSLSDLAFDNDQIAIGSPVTDDVYTLYYPPEKSGGSDMEEDSQPSKRHSDGIFTDSYSRYRKQMAVKKYLAAVLGRRYRQRFRNKGRRFSYL